The Acidimicrobiia bacterium region TCCGGCGAACTACGGAGTTGAAGGGGAGGAATTGCAGACCAGGGTGAATGATGCTCTCTCGGCAGTCGGAATGCTCGACGTGGCAGGTCGACCGCCTCATCATCTCAGCGTCGGTCAACGCCGTCGGGTGGCGGTTGCGACGGTGCTGGCCATGCAGCCGGAGATCGTGGTGCTGGACGAACCATCTTCGAATCTCGATCCCGCCTCCCGGCGAGAGCTCGCCAACATCCTCACCTCGCTGGACATCACCATGCTGATGGTGACGCACGACCTGCCCTACGCACTCGAGTTGTGCCCGCGCTCCCTGGTCATGAACGATGGCAGGATCATCGCGGACGGGTCGACCCGTCAGATCCTCTCCAACCGGGAGCTGATGAAGGCAAACCGACTCGAGCTTCCTCTCGGTTTCGACCCGAATTTCGCTCTCTGACTCCCTGCGGCACACTCCCTGAGTCCCGCCTGATCAGAAAAGGTTGTCTCCGCTTATGGGGGCAACTCGGCATCGTGGCAGCCCCTCCGATCTTCGGGTTGTTGCTCGACGTGACGGGGGGTTACGTCGTTCCGTGGCTGGTCGTCGGTGGGTTCCTGCTGTTGGTCGCAGTTCGCGTTGGTCGAGCGGCCCGACCTCATGAGGACATGTGACGTTTTGCCCTACCACCGACCGGGGCCCTGACATAATCTGCAGGAAGTCGAACAGGCGTCAG contains the following coding sequences:
- a CDS encoding ABC transporter ATP-binding protein; the protein is MSVPALEVVDLNYHYPDGTEVLRSVGFHIHPGERVALLGPNGAGKTTLVFHLNGIFRPDSGSVTVAGLPLDDEHVKEVRRRVGIVFQDPDDQLFMPTVRQDVAFGPANYGVEGEELQTRVNDALSAVGMLDVAGRPPHHLSVGQRRRVAVATVLAMQPEIVVLDEPSSNLDPASRRELANILTSLDITMLMVTHDLPYALELCPRSLVMNDGRIIADGSTRQILSNRELMKANRLELPLGFDPNFAL